Within Runella rosea, the genomic segment AAATCCTAAAGAGAGGCTTCACGACTTTGAACTGTAATTGCCCGTCAGGCGGTTTGACACGGTCCGACTGACGGGCTGGTAACTAAATTTCAAATTTAATCCCCTGCGCCAACGGCAACGTGGTCCCGTAGTTGATGGTGTTGGTCTGACGGCGCATGTAGGCTCGCCACGCATCGGAGCCAGATTCGCGCCCGCCACCCGTTTCTTTCTCGCCGCCAAATGCGCCGCCGATTTCGGCACCAGAAGTACCGATGTTGACATTGGCAATGCCGCAATCAGAACCCGCTTGACTCAAAAACAACTCTGACTCACGCACATTGAGCGTAAAGATGGCCGAAGACAGCCCTTGTGGTACGCCATTTTGTAAGGCAATGGCTTCATCTAAAGTACTGTATTTGATGAGATATAAAATAGGCGCGAAGGTCTCGTGTTGCACAATCGGCCAGTGATTTTCGACTTCTGCTACGCAGGGTTGTACGTAGCAACCCGACGCAAAATCGGCACCTGTTAAAACGCCTGGTTCTACCACAAACGTACCCCCTGCAATGCGTACTTCGTCGACTGCCGACTGGTAGTTTTTGACTGCTAAAGTATCAATCAACGGCCCAACGTGGATGTTGCTGTCGAGTGGGTTGCCGATGCGCAGCTGACCGTAAGCTTTAACCAGACGTTGTTTTACATCTTCATAGATGCTTTCGTGGATAATCAACCGACGGGTGCTAGTGCAGCGTTGGCCTGCCGTTCCTACGGCCCCAAACACAATAGCTGGAATGGCCAACGGCAGGTCGGCATGTTGCGAAATGATGATGGCGTTGTTGCCGCCCAATTCCAACAAACTGCGTCCCAAACGGCCACCCACGGCTTGCCCCACGGACTTGCCCATGCGTGTACTGCCTGTGGCTGAAACCAACGGAACTCGCTCGTCGTGCGAAAGCCATTCGCCCACTTCTCGTCCACCGATAATCAGCCCCGAAACTCCTTCGGGAACATCGTTGGTTTTCAGTACTTCTTGGATAATATTTTGGCAGGCAACGGCCGTTAAAGGCGTTTTTTCGGAAGGTTTCCACACGCATACGTCGCCGCAGACCCACGCTAGCATGGAGTTCCATGACCACACGGCCACGGGAAAATTGAAGGCCGAAATAATGCCCACAATACCTAGCGGGTGCCATTGCTCATACATCCGGTGCGATGGGCGCTCGCTGTGCATGGTGAGTCCGTATAATTGGCGTGATAG encodes:
- the amaB gene encoding L-piperidine-6-carboxylate dehydrogenase; protein product: MQTILETLRISSTNHGISTGLAAWEGRGEELSSFSPVDGQLIGKVHAASREDYDTVIGQAQEAFKTWRLVPAPKRGDIVRQMGEQLRKYKTELGTLVSYEMGKSLQEGLGEVQEMIDICDFAVGLSRQLYGLTMHSERPSHRMYEQWHPLGIVGIISAFNFPVAVWSWNSMLAWVCGDVCVWKPSEKTPLTAVACQNIIQEVLKTNDVPEGVSGLIIGGREVGEWLSHDERVPLVSATGSTRMGKSVGQAVGGRLGRSLLELGGNNAIIISQHADLPLAIPAIVFGAVGTAGQRCTSTRRLIIHESIYEDVKQRLVKAYGQLRIGNPLDSNIHVGPLIDTLAVKNYQSAVDEVRIAGGTFVVEPGVLTGADFASGCYVQPCVAEVENHWPIVQHETFAPILYLIKYSTLDEAIALQNGVPQGLSSAIFTLNVRESELFLSQAGSDCGIANVNIGTSGAEIGGAFGGEKETGGGRESGSDAWRAYMRRQTNTINYGTTLPLAQGIKFEI